In Nymphaea colorata isolate Beijing-Zhang1983 chromosome 10, ASM883128v2, whole genome shotgun sequence, the genomic stretch CCATGTGGATGGCAACCAGATGGATGCCATTTTCTACTCCCATTTGGCTTTCAGTCGCTTTTTGGGTCCACACGAAGTGAGACATCGCCCATTTCCTGCTGCACAACTCTCATCATATATATAAACTCCAGATCTGTCCAACTGTCTCACATGCATCTCAAGGAGCCCCCATTACTTCTCTCCTCACCTCCTATCTGTACCACaatactttgaaaaaaaaaacacccaacATCCTCACTGGACCGTCTGTATCTGCTGACACAGCTATAGTGGACCACTACaatattctctctctttatttctctccAAATGATGGGTAATGGAACAGGGTTGGGTGCTGTGTTATTGTTATATCCTCGTTTCAATTCTTGGAGGGTGTTGTCCCTCTGTTGCACTAAGAGTTGAAATTTGATCTCTGGCCAGGCAGACAGATAAATTGTAACAAGTATAGCAACGTTGATGCTAAATAGCAATCATAGGCCTTTCTGGTTGAGCAAAAAACTTCccacttttttctttatgaaacgGCATATCATGTTTAGGATGTAAAAGGGGCTTTGGAAATTGAATGGTCGGCCTTACGTGCCGGGTACTGTAAGGCCGGAAAAACATGTATTCCAAATTAGATGTGTTTAACTTGGTCTCATTTACTAGAAATGGCATTTTATCTTGtcttttattattaaatatgatataGTGAATCCTGAGATTGGGTAGATACGAGCAGCTGGATTTTGTAGGCACTCCCTTGTCTGCCACGGATCACAGTCTTACGTTTGAGAAGGAAGTAGTTAGTACATTTTTGCTGGTCAGATCATCTaagttttctaaaaagaaaGCTTTCTAAATTGTAGAATTCTTTTTGATGATATGCtcaatcatctctctctctctctctctctcgaaaTAAAACATGTGCTTGCATGcacgcacacgcacacatacGTTTGAAAATAGAGAAATCAAGCCTTACATATAAAGAACGGAGGATCTAAACTTCAGTTAAGTCCCTAACGGAGCTCCAAGCCTCCAATACCTCGTCCGGTCGTCACTCTGATCAGGAGAAATGGCGTTCTTTGCCGATGTAAAAGTGAGGACCTTCTGGGCTCTGTGCCTTCTTCTGTTTGTACCAGGCAGAGTGCTCTGCTATCTATTCAGAGTGGGGGATCTAGATGCATGGGGAGTACCAGCTCCTGTGACACCAAAGATCTACGATGATTGGTCGCAGAATAACAAGTTCCGTATTGGTGACTCTCTCCGTAAGTCTTCGTCCTCATTCTCTCTAAGCCGGCTCTCTCAAAGCTctgtaagaaacaaaagaaagcgCAGTTTAtaaatttctcttgttttttgaaCTTTGCAGTGTTTCTGTACCCACCAAGCGAGGAATCTCTGGTCCAAGTAACAGAAGATGCATTTAAATCATGCAACATCTCTAATCCGATCGCATATTTCAACGATGGCAACACGCTCTTCAACATCACTGGCCCTGGTACGTTCTACTTCACCAGTGGGGTGGGTGGTCACTGCCTCAGATTGCAGAAGCTTGCTGTGTTTGTTCCTTCAAATGGGACGTCTAATCAACCTTCTTCTGCTCCATCGTCCCTGCCTGGAAGTTCATCATCTTCTTATCCCACGGTCTTCGGTCCAACTGCGTCGGCGCGGTCATCGGCGCCGGCCATGAGCGTTGCCTCTGTTTACTCCTCCATGGCTTATCTTGTcttctctttcttgctcttGATCTACATATAATCAACATTCTTGATTGGGATGTAGATCTACATTTTGTGGGCAGTGGAGAACTCGTTAGGTCCGTATGCAGCTCCGTTGTTCATGCTATGACAAGATCTCCTGTAActgaaaaatttttggaagtGGAATTCTTTAGTATAAGAAATCAAACTGAGAACGAGGAAATGAAACTGGTGGAGCTCAATATTTGGTTTTCCGGCACCATTTAAGTTTTAACGGGTTATCTAAGGTAAATCTCAGATGAGCTCCGAGCAGAGTCTTGATCGAGATCTTGAGCTCAAAAACTCTGCCCGACCTGCTTTCCACCTGTGGTGTTAGAACTCATTATACTGTTATCGTTACAGTTACAGTCATTCAAATCTCCTTTTTCATTCAGTAGACCTGATCTTAACGCTTGGATGTCGTCCTGGTGAGGTGCTCTGAATGAATAAGAGGAAGTTGGGACATCATCTTCCTTTGTGTTTCTGTGTTTTCACCATGAGACAGCTCAGTGGGAAGGATTTCGTGGTTTCGAATCGATTTCGAACTCAAAAGTTGTCAATATTGTTTTTGAATCTTTTCATTCCTCGTTGCTGCATTCGGCCGAACAGGGCCGTGAGCGGCTCATCGATTTGGGTGTCTGGAGAGAGGCAATTTTTCAGGGCGTGGCTctgttattgaggaaggaatctCTCTTCCTTTCACGAACACGCGCTCGGATCATTTGCACCCATTAAAATACTAATGTTAATGGACTGGACAACTGCTAGTCTGCCTCGATTAACGTGACACATGACATGAGCcaaagaagggaaacaaatCAGAAGGGAATTAAAAGACGTTTTGGATTTAATCTTTGGATGGATTTTATAGAAGATGGATTTAAGTTCGAATTCAATGCAGACAAGTCGGATTAGTTCTTTATGAGATCCCAATCAAATATTAGATTGAAACTCGGTTAGCCGCGTATGGTTGAACCCAGTTATTAATTGGATCCTGATTTCTTGACCAGTTTAGATTTAAGGGACTCGGATTTAGACTGATAATAAAAATACTGAATCCATTAATCTGCTTACATTAGAGAATGCTTTGTTCAAGAGGGAATAAAAACTAAAAGTGTCCTTAGTGCATTGTCCAGGAAGCCCAGCACGAGCTTACTTGCTGCTAACCCAGTCTAGTGCCTAATGACAAGCTCAACATGTGTTCATTTATTTACTGAAgtgttatttaattttaattccGAGTTTTTGACGAACCAATTTATTGAAAGCCGGATCTTTTGAGGATGTCTGAATATGAACCTCACCATTTCTgtaataaggaaaaaaattaatgtccACTGCCCACTGCTCCACGGATGACAGGCAAGAAAAGACATTAAAACCCGAACAGCTAAAGAACCTGCTTCCCATTAATTTTCCCGGCAAACCCACCGGAAAATGAGCCAAGTGGGGTGCTCCGTTCTGTAACAGTGTTGATCAGCTATTTTCCTTGCTAATTGACCAATGTGCATCCATTCTGAATGGACGAGGAACAGCATgagatgacaagaaaaaaaatgattgagCAATCTTTTGGCAACCAAGAACCAACCGGAAAATGAGCAACAACGTGTGAAGTTTCACACCGGAAAATGTTCACCATTTTTGGGTCCTCACTCTTTttccaaggcaaattttttCTTGGTTGATAAACACTGCTTCCGAACCAAGTTGACAGGTGGGCAAGCCTGGTTGGAGTTATCTGACCCGAAATAGCTTGCAATCCGAGATTTGTATTTTCCGGTCATTCTACATGATGATGTAGGCATGGAGGCACCTTGAAGAGATCTAGAAACTCTTCCCTTCCTCAATTCATCGATTCATGATTGCTTCTAGACTTTGATGAAAAGCGGCATaccatgaaaaacaaattgacTGTCAAACTTTCATCAACTAGTCCGACCAGCTATATTACGTCCCTTAACATACAATCTTGCACTCCTTTTGTATATGCTCGTAGTTGGTTAGGCCATCGGATGATAAGAAGCCAGTCACTGGCCATGAACCTTTTGCGCAAGCCAAGTCAAGTTTTCAGCTTGCTTTTGGATTCTTCGAGTGAGCAAGAAAAGGGCAAAAATCCATCAATAAAAGAATGAATTGAAACAATAGGAATCATGGTGTGTGGATTAATGTAAAGCAATCAAAAACTACTAATGGAGTAATAAACAATTTCCAAATCTCCAAATTGAGCCAATTAATGATTGAAGAGGATTGCTAATCTATATATACAAAGGCAATTCAATAACGTAGCGTGTTGTGATCGTATACTTTCCAATCATCCAAGGACCTAATGACTTTAAGGGCTCGTTTGATTGCCCAGAAAAATTTGGTGGAGGGGTTGAAATaatgtacgggcgggtgaaatttcacccgcccgatgCAAAAaccatcaaacggggtgaaatttcacccgctcgacattTTCCTTCCGAAGGCATTCACCCGCGCGTCTTCCTCCGCAGTCAACGATCTCCCTCACATTGGAGAATAGCTGCCTGCTCACCGTCGCCACTCCGCCATCGCCGCTCTCACCGCCGCCGCTCTGCCGTCGCTGCTCAACCCTCGCCGCTTCCCTCGGGTTCCGTCTACTTCCCCTCCTTCATCGCTGCCGCTCAACCCTCGCTGCTTCCCTCAGGTTCCTTTTTCACACTGACTGGTTTTGTCAATGGATCAATTCATGGGTTCGTCTTCTCTCTTGGAGATGTGAGTGTCAAGACTCTTGAGTAGTTAATGGATGTTCAGTCCAACTCGAAAACTTCCCCAAAATCTGCTTCGTTTTGGACAGAGGCTGGTGGcgatgagtttttgtttttggggatcTTCGTTTTCTGGATCAATTAGCAGGAATTTTGTGTAATTCAGTAACTTAATTATTTTGGAAGAAATATGGCGATTGGAGATGAATTGGGTGCTtccaagaagaaattgaagaatggTAACATTGATGTGCTATCTTCAACGCTGAGAATTTGCAGAACAATATGAAAACTATCTATTACAGGTTCTTTTTTGAATCCCTGCGATTCTGGATGTCctgtttttttccttgaagcgtgcatatttttttagatCAATTCATCAACTAGTTTCATAATATGTAGCCAGATCTGGTGTTTTCACGACGTCGTTCACAGATTTGGAGCTGAAAAACGAGAGTCAAGTTGAATGCATTTCGACCCAGGCTAATTCGGTTTTTCCCTTCTTGGCACAGAGGATCTCCTCCGAATGCAATGTCTGCACTTTGTGAAGCCACAGGAGCAGATAAAGCAGGTCATCAAGATCAATGACTACCAAAATTGCGGTTCTCGGCTTTGCATTCAAGAAAGACACAGAGAGACATCAGTTCCTGGGTTAGTGACAGTGCACTGGACGAAAAGCTTGTTGGTTTGTTGGGACCAGAGAGACATCAGTTCTTCAGCATCCTGAAAAATTGCCTTTTGCTTCTAGAGAGTGGACAATCTTATGTTGATTCTGATGTTCTTTAGCACTTGAATGTATACAGTGAAGTTAAAGGCAATTTTTTCTCTCTGATGTTCAACAGGTTTCAAGTAAACTGCAATTTGATTGACCTTCGTAAACAGAAATTTGATTGACCTTCCTGTAAACTGCAGTACCAATTTCATATTATGTTAGTGTTTGCTGCATTCTCTGCTTTCATGTTGTTGCAGCTTAGGTAGCCAACTAGTAACGGTTGCCTGCTAGCAAATAGCTGTGTTTTGAGTAATGGTGTGCTTTGGTTTAATACATTTTTGTCAAGTGAAAATCTTCACAtcagaaacaaaaaact encodes the following:
- the LOC116263098 gene encoding mavicyanin-like — protein: MAFFADVKVRTFWALCLLLFVPGRVLCYLFRVGDLDAWGVPAPVTPKIYDDWSQNNKFRIGDSLLFLYPPSEESLVQVTEDAFKSCNISNPIAYFNDGNTLFNITGPGTFYFTSGVGGHCLRLQKLAVFVPSNGTSNQPSSAPSSLPGSSSSSYPTVFGPTASARSSAPAMSVASVYSSMAYLVFSFLLLIYI